In the Naumovozyma dairenensis CBS 421 chromosome 4, complete genome genome, one interval contains:
- the NDAI0D00670 gene encoding uncharacterized protein (Ty-like retrotransposon) has protein sequence MRCTGQGTLRLKLYHSKTIDIPAYVIPELEHNLLSTNSLEHHGIFVDAKHGTLESRDGNTLAQFVRFNSLPWLTFHHVVIPPHARINNLIQKFPLDVVHRLLGHVNS, from the coding sequence ATGCGCTGTACAGGACAGGGAACTCTCAGACTGAAACTTTACcattcaaaaacaatcGACATCCCAGCATATGTCATTCCCGAATTAGAGCATAATCTTCTCAGTACCAACTCACTTGAGCATCATGGTATCTTCGTTGATGCTAAACATGGTACTCTTGAATCTCGAGATGGAAATACTCTTGCACAGTTTGTGAGATTTAACTCTCTTCCATGGTTAACATTTCATCATGTTGTAATCCCACCACATGCCCGAATCAACAATCTTATACAGAAATTTCCGTTAGACGTTGTTCATCGTCTACTTGGACATGTCAATAGTTAA
- the NDAI0D00680 gene encoding uncharacterized protein (Ty-like retrotransposon), translating to MYNVPTRQSRKHNHTVGSRLKYQKNYEPFQYIHTDVFGPVSVDKPYPSWFVAFTDEATRFRWVFPLENKTADLMLHVITALVNTIKRQFNSKVLCFQFDHGREYDNKLLQNYLESNGIQSIFNSVADSASNGVAERMNLTLLNDCRTLLKAAQLPDNLWFYAIQFSTVIRNSVYNESIKSSPRAIAGLSGLDVQNNLTIWSTGYRSYEPNLLLSYILEANLGFALTPSTHSYDT from the coding sequence ATGTATAACGTGCCTACAAGGCAAAGCCGCAAACACAATCATACTGTAGGATCACGTCTCAAGTACCAGAAGAATTATGAACCATTCCAATACATTCATACGGATGTCTTTGGTCCTGTCTCTGTAGACAAACCTTATCCATCTTGGTTTGTCGCCTTTACCGATGAGGCCACTCGTTTTCGCTGGGTCTTCCCATTAGAAAACAAAACGGCCGATCTTATGCTACATGTTATTACTGCGCTAGTAAACACTATAAAACGTCAATTCAACTCTAAGGTGCTCTGTTTCCAATTTGATCACGGGCGTGAATACGATAATAAACTCCTTCAAAATTATCTTGAGAGTAATGGTATTCAATCCATATTCAATTCGGTAGCTGACTCCGCCTCCAATGGTGTTGCTGAACGAATGAATTTGACTCTGCTAAATGATTGTCGCACGCTGCTCAAAGCTGCTCAACTACCTGACAATCTCTGGTTTTATGCCATTCAATTTTCTACAGTTATTCGCAACTCAGTCTACAATGAATCCATAAAAAGCTCACCTCGAGCCATTGCTGGTCTATCTGGATTAGATGTACAAAACAATCTTACCATTTGGTCAACCGGTTATCGCTCATACGAACCAAACCTCCTACTAAGTTACATTCTCGAGGCGAACCTAGGTTTTGCATTGACTCCATCTACTCACAGTTACGATACTTAA
- the NDAI0D00690 gene encoding uncharacterized protein: MLSTLIFFLLLLLRQTFSAVIETPKELSLHKRETEICQTVTNGCPNLNFDFKSKCTNTLKYDLKILNVEWLHENLYQITINVKGEKQIPLKYLYSLKIIEVDGPQGTVQLYGKNENTYLIDNPTDFTATFQIYGGSPRDRCDIWLPNFQIQYEYLQGDAAQYADTWEWGTTAFDLISGCNNFDNMGNSQTDFPGYYWKINCDDRCHILVISTTITSSPTSSKVPVTSTRNIHWSFSSSIFKPYPNSTFISHLSSSTTPVIHSTWLLASSTTETEPALTTTSATSTDTTLQFSTTTSTVTSLAAVTTTSHCLSSTLPTGFLSISDTTSHWSSSTLPTGFLSISNTTSHWSSSTLPTSFLLTSNTTSHWSSSTLPTGFLLTSNTTSHRSSSTLPTGYLLTSNTTSVSIPILPSTTTTINTTANTTTYSITINTIPNTFSSATNIISTISPTTSPTSTFKYQTRTTSTLTMTQPTSNVIPPVTPNSISEYLGKGNILNSGKITWLIDAAFIFIFNVI; this comes from the coding sequence ATGCTGTCCacattaatatttttcctaCTTCTATTGCTTAGGCAAACATTTTCAGCAGTAATAGAAACTCCCAAAGAACTTTCTCTTCATAAACGAGAGACTGAAATATGTCAAACTGTCACGAATGGTTGTCCAAATCTCAATTTCgatttcaaatcaaaatgTACCAATACATTGAAATACGACTTAAAGATACTGAATGTAGAATGGTTACATGAAAATCTATATCAAATTACTATTAACGTAAAAGGTGAAAAACAAATCccattaaaatatttatattcattaaagaTCATTGAAGTGGATGGTCCTCAAGGAACAGTCCAATTATATGgtaaaaatgaaaataccTACCTCATTGATAATCCAACTGATTTTACGGCTACGTTTCAAATTTATGGTGGATCTCCAAGGGACAGGTGTGATATCTGGCTAccaaatttccaaattcaatatgaatatttacAAGGTGATGCTGCTCAATATGCAGATACATGGGAATGGGGCACCACAGCATTCGATTTAATTTCAGGTTGTAACAACTTCGATAATATGGGGAACTCTCAAACTGATTTCCCAGGATATTATTGGAAAATCAACTGTGATGATAGGTGTCACATATTGGTTATTTCCACAACTATTACCTCCTCTCCAACTTCATCAAAGGTACCAGTGACAAGTACACGTAATATACATTGGTCGTTCTCCTCATCAATTTTCAAACCTTACCCCAATTCAACCTTTATATCCCATTTGTCTTCTTCAACAACTCCAGTCATTCACAGTACATGGCTTTTAGCATCTTCAACAACAGAAACTGAGCCAGCTTTGACAACTACCTCAGCAACAAGTACAGATACCACTCTACAATTTTCCACTACAACAAGTACCGTTACATCATTGGCAGCGGTTACCACAACTAGTCACTGTTTATCTTCAACATTACCTACTGGCTTTCTATCAATTTCGGACACTACTAGTCACTGGTCATCTTCAACACTACCTACTGGCTTTCTATCAATTTCGAACACTACTAGTCACTGGTCATCTTCAACACTACCTACTAGCTTTCTATTGACGTCAAACACAACCAGTCACTGGTCATCTTCAACACTGCCTACTGGCTTTCTATTGACGTCGAACACAACCAGTCACCGGTCATCTTCAACATTACCTACTGGCTACCTATTGACGTCGAACACAACTAGTGTTTCGATTCCCATCTTACCCTCAACAACTACCACTATAAATACCACTGCAAATACAACTACATATTCAATAACAATCAACACAATTCCAAATACATTTTCAAGTGCTACGAACATAATCTCAACTATATCACCAACCACTTCGCCAACGAGCACGTTTAAATATCAAACTAGAACAACATCCACGTTAACCATGACACAACCAACTTCCAATGTGATACCACCAGTTACTCCAAATAGTATCTCTGAATATCTTGGTAAAGGTAATATTCTTAATAGTGGTAAGATCACATGGCTAATAGATGCtgcatttatttttatttttaacgTCATTTAA
- the ATG38 gene encoding Atg38p (similar to Saccharomyces cerevisiae YLR211C; ancestral locus Anc_7.325), translating into MTTLNDIYELIDDAEEESRKGNITNSVRKYKETVKSLEELIKSTKREDINNEILVALDMLKKDISKTICELDKLLTIQRQQQQQQQHNGQVQGLNQRPNSKSSNVSFNHRTPNMLSSLLMNPSVSNTMRYSYNLNYNNAMTNSMNNANVERINPFNDVVIRTITDNLKMNLLESIKGQYHLLNGNAKDERKNDEDEFIKQLNTTFESQFDMFRKELGFYEQKKFSEYDTNLDNLIKENKKLLNQIVKLRERWDSLVESAKQRRNK; encoded by the exons ATGACTACTTTGAACGAT ATATATGAATTGATAGATGatgctgaagaagaatctcGTAAAGGGAACATTACAAACTCTGTACGTAAGTACAAAGAAACAGTAAAAAGTTTGGAAGAGTTAATCAAATCTACCAAAAGGGAGgatatcaataatgaaatattagTTGCCTTAGATATGCtgaaaaaagatatttctAAAACGATTTGTGAATTAGATAAACTGCTAACGATCCAACggcaacaacaacaacagcaacaacatAATGGACAAGTACAAGGGTTGAATCAAAGGCCTAATTCCAAATCAAGTAATGTAAGTTTCAATCATAGAACACCGAACATGTTAAGTTCTCTCCTTATGAATCCCTCAGTTAGTAATACAATGAGatattcatataatttaaattaCAATAATGCTATGACAAACAGCATGAATAATGCTAAtgttgaaagaattaaCCCATTCAATGATGTCGTTATAAGAACTATTACGGACAACCTGAAGATGAATCTTTTAGAAAGTATCAAAGGacaatatcatcttcttaATGGTAACGCTAAAGATGAACGTAAAaacgatgaagatgaatttatAAAACAATTGAATACAACTTTTGAAAGTCAGTTTGATATGTTCAGGAAAGAACTAGGTTTTTATgaacaaaagaaattcaGTGAATATGACACAAATTTGGATAATTTAATCAAAGAGAACAAGAAACTTTTGAATCAAATAGTTAAATTAAGAGAGCGATGGGATAGTCTTGTAGAAAGTGCTAAACAGCGCCGAAATAAGTAA
- the TUB4 gene encoding gamma-tubulin (similar to Saccharomyces cerevisiae TUB4 (YLR212C); ancestral locus Anc_7.323) → MTGEIITLQIGQCGNHVGKQFWSQLADEHGLNRSGESTQATTNTTDNNAKTNIARDDFTTPFFKENNNSTRYTPRAIMIDMEPSAIFDVQNHFPGFFDDRNTWISQGELGAGNTWAKGYDCGTTNEDTFLNMIDKEIDSTENFEGFQIIHSVAGGTGSGLGSSLLEAISERYPKKFLSTYSVFPGKESEVVVQPYNTILTLRRLAENSDAAIIFDNNALLDLTGKVFRDPKTDYDHTNQLIAATMSSITNSIRFPSYMYCSMPSIFSTLVPSPDLQFLSPSFTPFTSDYVTQTQTHHNTYKRNNTAYDVLLDLLDPSNSLISSHVNNPTYFNVFNTIIGNVDRNDITRAIGKIQQRINFAPWASNIVHVNVGRRSPYLIEKKTNNTCTNEINGMMLASSTQILSVLDRACKTFDKIFAKKAFLKTFEDGNLFKNGQDEFIASREVVQNVIDEYLAATGEDYLDEVLIPDENMFGDYNDTVGHKNIDDEGDNIM, encoded by the coding sequence ATGACAGGTGAAATAATTACGCTTCAAATAGGGCAATGCGGTAACCATGTCGGTAAACAATTTTGGTCTCAATTAGCAGATGAACATGGGTTGAATAGATCTGGTGAAAGTACACAGGCAACTACAAATACAACTGATAATAATGCGAAAACTAACATTGCTAGAGATGATTTTACTACTCCATTTTTCAAggagaataataattcaactAGATATACACCAAGAGCAATCATGATAGATATGGAACCAAGTGCTATATTCGACGTACAAAATCATTTCCCTGGATTCTTTGATGATAGAAACACATGGATATCTCAAGGGGAACTTGGTGCAGGTAATACATGGGCAAAGGGGTATGATTGTGGTACAACTAATGAAGATACATTCTTGAATATGattgataaagaaattgactCTACTGAGAATTTTGAAGGTTTCCAGATAATTCATTCCGTGGCAGGTGGTACCGGTTCTGGTCTCGGTTCTAGCTTATTAGAAGCTATATCAGAAAGATATCCTAAGAAGTTCTTATCTACATATTCTGTTTTCCCCGGTAAAGAATCAGAGGTTGTAGTACAACCTTATAACACGATATTAACATTAAGAAGACTAGCAGAAAATAGTGATGCAGCtataatatttgataataacgCGTTACTTGATTTGACAGGGAAAGTGTTTAGGGATCCAAAGACAGACTATGATCATACAAATCAATTGATTGCAGCAACTATGTCTTCTATAACGAATTCTATTAGATTCCCAAGTTACATGTATTGTTCTATGCCAAGTATATTCTCCACATTAGTTCCATCACCAGATCTACAGTTTCTATCGCCATCATTTACTCCATTCACATCAGACTACGTTACACAGACACAAACTCATCATAATACATATAAGAGAAATAATACAGCATATGACGTACTTttagatttattagatccttccaattctttaatatcaaGTCATGTTAATAATCCGACGTATTTCAATGTCTTTAATACAATTATTGGTAATGTGGATAGAAATGATATCACAAGAGCAATAGGTAAAATTCAACAACGTATTAATTTTGCACCATGGGCTTCCAATATCGTTCATGTAAACGTCGGAAGACGATCTCCTTATTTAATTGAGAAGAAGACTAATAATACATGCACAAACGAAATTAATGGTATGATGTTAGCCAGTTCTACACAAATTTTGTCTGTGTTAGATAGAGCTTGTAAGACTTTTGACAAGATATTTGCGAAGAAGGCATTCTTAAAGACATTCGAAGATGgaaatcttttcaaaaatgggCAAGATGAATTCATTGCTTCAAGAGAAGTTGTTCAAAATGTCATTGACGAATATCTAGCGGCAACAGGGGAGGATTATTTAGACGAAGTGCTGATACCCGACGAAAATATGTTTGGTGACTATAATGATACTGTAGGTCATAAGAATATAGATGACGAAGGTGATAATATTATGTAA
- the CRR1 gene encoding putative glycosylase (similar to Saccharomyces cerevisiae CRR1 (YLR213C); ancestral locus Anc_7.321), whose amino-acid sequence MVLINLNLIILSFLFQTIKLTKAELYKPNIPIRCSINKHCPPEWPCCSPYGECGAGPMCVGGCNPKFSFNDDSCIPSHILFSPLTLQFDRNSFPKNTIDIEKKKTPLLIRRYSNNERYHNLDMAPIVDTTNLNDRMELHKRGLFHHTNYLVTNSEVEAKEHSKMYNFIYSGSTSIDPNLGDIVLGMPKRTTGSQIASTKQFLYGKAKVRMRTGRSRGVVTGLVLISQVGDEIDFEFLGSELNSVQSNYYYQGELIHTRMQRFFINTDIWANYHDYEIDWNQERIQWIVDGHVVRTLFKRDTWDGNLRIFKYPQTPMRLEIAIWPGGAETNAPGTISWAGGLIDWENSPDILEKGQFSAQIQYISITPYENQFRIEVNDCIQRIYGPNRLNRETLSHITFSYNKFKDPSYTSNALELYCHLTPRVNGWTSSGNNFDKKCKKYRQIQANIERPGNAMSSSNELNHDDRSNLDNNAGQDMVSNKAPTLLNLQIGWHIFVYFFIAFLLA is encoded by the coding sequence ATGGTCCTTATAAATTTAAACCTGATAATTTTGTCCTTTCTATTTCAAACAATCAAATTAACAAAAGCAGAACTATATAAGCCAAACATACCAATAAGATGTTCAATTAACAAGCATTGTCCACCTGAGTGGCCATGCTGTTCACCGTATGGAGAATGTGGTGCGGGTCCTATGTGTGTTGGTGGTTGTAATCctaaattttcattcaatgatGACAGTTGTATTCCATCTCATATTTTATTCTCACCTCTGACACTTCAATTTGATCGTAATagttttccaaaaaatactattgatattgaaaaaaagaaaacaccATTACTAATTCGAAGATATAGTAATAACGAGAGATATCATAATTTAGACATGGCGCCTATTGTAGATACTacaaatttgaatgatcGTATGGAATTGCATAAGAGAGGTTTGTTCCATCATACTAACTATTTAGTAACAAATTCAGAAGTAGAAGCTAAAGAGCATTCAAAAATGtataatttcatttataGTGGTTCTACTAGTATTGATCCTAATCTTGGTGATATTGTATTAGGTATGCCCAAGAGAACAACAGGTAGTCAAATAGCCTCTACGAAACAATTTTTGTATGGTAAAGCAAAAGTAAGAATGAGAACTGGAAGATCAAGAGGTGTAGTGACAGGATTGGTTTTAATTTCACAAGTCggtgatgaaattgattttgaattcttgGGTAGTGAACTAAATTCAGTacaatcaaattattactACCAAGGTGAATTGATTCATACTAGAATGCAAAGATTTTTTATCAATACTGATATATGGGCAAACTATCACGATTACGAAATTGATTGGAATCAAGAAAGAATTCAATGGATTGTGGATGGTCATGTGGTAAGAACTTTGTTTAAAAGAGATACTTGGGATGGAAATTTgagaatatttaaatatcCTCAAACACCAATGAGATTAGAAATCGCTATTTGGCCTGGTGGTGCAGAAACAAACGCACCCGGGACAATTTCTTGGGCTGGCGGATTGATCGATTGGGAAAACTCACCTGATATTTTAGAGAAGGGACAATTTTCTGCACAAATCCAATATATTAGTATAACCCCATATGAAAATCAATTTAGAATTGAAGTTAACGACTGTATTCAAAGGATATATGGACCTAATCGTCTTAACAGGGAAACACTTTCTCATATTACATTTTCgtataataaattcaaagatCCAAGTTATACATCAAATGCATTAGAATTATATTGTCATTTGACACCTAGAGTAAATGGTTGGACTTCATCAGGGAATAACTTTGATAAGAAATGCAAGAAATACAGGCAAATCCAAgcaaatattgaaagacCGGGGAATGCGATGAGTTCATCgaatgaattaaatcatgATGACAGATCAAATCTCGACAATAATGCTGGACAAGATATGGTGTCCAATAAGGCGCCAACTTTGCTTAACCTACAAATTGGTTGGCatatttttgtatatttttttatagcTTTCCTTTTAGCCTAA